A stretch of the Argentina anserina chromosome 6, drPotAnse1.1, whole genome shotgun sequence genome encodes the following:
- the LOC126798232 gene encoding lectin-domain containing receptor kinase VI.3-like gives MCYIKLLFLFLEFKSPSPMALATFLAFLLFLRICSLSQGENLLFNGFNGSEGNLKLEGASIVKPSGMIRLTNTTRNVIGHAFYNKPITMYDKGSPNASSFSTEIVFAIVSPSSGSGGFGLAFTLSPSPSFPGAQAGHYFGIFNSSNDNKTSNHILAVEFDTVNGYNQSSDSDGNHVGININSVYSKVSEPAAYYDTESHKEELKMEGGDLIHAWIDYDGKAQLLNVTISPINKGKPTKPLISLGINLSSVLQETMYAGFSASTGDNGSSSHYIIAWSFAVDEKASKLNLTNLPIPAKEKSSSSSYSPQIKAVIVALSVVVFLLLALLFIFTLYRRLMPSETLEDWEIDCPHRFQYKDLHAATKGFKDSNVIGAGGFGVVYKGTLPSTGCQVAVKKISRNGIQGMREFAAEIESLGRLRHKNLVNLQGWCKKKNDLLIVYDYIPNGSLDALIFHPNDKLLLSWQQRFNILKGIASGLLYLHEEWEQVVIHRDVKSSNVLIDEDLNARLSDFGLARLYDHGEISHTTGVVGTIGYIAPELARTGKASAASDVFAYGILLLEVATGKRPIGSGRSDQFILADWVMEKYQAGRVFDTVDPKLGHYVVKEMELILELGLLCSHFKPEARPTMRQVVRYLNGDEQLPHVDNWNLLESDSISELNSRFMKVISSDSNISSYQSSSFGGTSTSSMGSGR, from the coding sequence atgTGCTACATTAAACTCCTGTTCTTGTTTTTAGAATTCAAATCCCCATCTCCAATGGCTTTGGCAACTTTTTTAGCTTTCCTTCTCTTCTTACGcatttgctctctctctcaaggAGAAAATTTATTGTTCAATGGCTTCAATGGAAGTGAGGGGAACCTGAAACTTGAAGGAGCTTCCATAGTGAAACCCTCTGGTATGATCAGACTCACTAACACAACACGTAATGTTATAGGCCATGCATTCTATAACAAACCGATAACCATGTATGATAAAGGTTCCCCAAATGCTTCTTCGTTCAGTACAGAGATTGTATTTGCCATAGTCTCCCCAAGCTCCGGCAGCGGTGGCTTTGGCCTAGCCTTCACATTGTCTCCCTCTCCGAGTTTCCCTGGGGCTCAAGCCGGCCATTACTTCGGAATTTTCAACTCTTCAAACGACAACAAAACCTCCAACCATATCCTTGCTGTTGAATTCGACACGGTCAATGGTTACAACCAGAGCTCGGATTCAGATGGTAACCATGTTGGTATCAACATCAACAGCGTCTATTCTAAGGTATCTGAACCAGCTGCTTACTATGACACAGAATCACACaaagaagaattgaagatGGAGGGTGGTGATCTTATACATGCTTGGATAGACTATGATGGCAAGGCTCAACTTTTGAATGTGACAATATCTCCTATTAATAAGGGGAAACCAACCAAACCTCTAATCTCTCTTGGTATCAATCTATCTTCTGTGCTTCAAGAGACTATGTATGCCGGCTTTTCAGCTTCCACAGGAGATAACGGGTCGAGCTCTCATTATATAATCGCATGGAGTTTTGCAGTGGATGAAAAAGCAAGTAAACTCAATCTTACCAATCTTCCTATCCCAGCAAAAGAGAAAAGTTCATCATCCTCTTACAGTCCCCAAATTAAGGCTGTTATTGTGGCCTTGTCTGTTGTGGTCTTCTTGTTGTTGGcacttttgttcatctttacATTGTATAGAAGACTGATGCCTTCTGAGACCCTGGAAGATTGGGAGATTGATTGTCCTCACAGGTTCCAGTACAAGGATCTCCATGCAGCAACCAAGGGTTTTAAAGACTCTAATGTGATTGGAGCTGGCGGATTCGGTGTAGTTTACAAGGGTACTTTGCCTTCTACTGGATGTCAAGTTGCAGTCAAGAAGATATCAAGAAATGGAATCCAAGGAATGAGGGAGTTTGCCGCAGAAATAGAGAGCTTGGGAAGGCTAAGGCATAAGAACTTGGTAAATCTACAAGGCTGGTGTAAGAAAAAGAACGACCTCCTTATAGTCTACGATTACATTCCAAATGGAAGCCTTGATGCACTCATTTTCCATCCGAATGACAAACTGCTGTTGAGCTGGCAACAAAGGTTCAACATCCTTAAAGGCATTGCCTCAGGATTGTTGTATCTTCATGAAGAATGGGAGCAAGTGGTGATTCACAGAGATGTCAAGTCCAGCAATGTCTTGATAGATGAAGACCTGAATGCTCGGCTAAGCGACTTCGGCCTTGCAAGGCTATATGATCATGGAGAAATATCACACACCACAGGCGTGGTTGGCACAATCGGGTACATTGCGCCAGAATTGGCTCGAACAGGGAAGGCCTCAGCAGCCTCGGACGTGTTTGCATATGGCATCTTGCTTCTTGAAGTTGCTACTGGGAAAAGACCAATCGGCTCAGGCCGCTCGGATCAATTCATACTGGCGGACTGGGTGATGGAAAAGTATCAAGCGGGTCGTGTATTTGACACAGTAGATCCAAAGTTAGGTCACTATGTTGTGAAAGAGATGGAGCTGATTCTTGAGCTGGGTTTGCTTTGCTCTCACTTCAAGCCAGAAGCTAGACCTACCATGAGACAAGTAGTTCGATATCTCAATGGGGATGAACAGCTTCCTCATGTCGATAACTGGAACCTACTTGAATCGGATAGCATCAGTGAATTGAACTCGAGATTTATGAAGGTCATATCTTCTGATTCTAACATATCGTCGTATCAATCATCGTCCTTTGGTGGCACCTCTACCAGTTCCATGGGTTCTGGCAGATAG